In Bradyrhizobium sp. 200, the sequence AAGCTGCTGGACGAATGATCGTGAATATGCGCCGGGCGCGACTTCAACTGTCGCGCCCGGCCATTGGCTGCTGCCATACTTAGCTGACCACTTCTTCACGGCGCAGTTCGTCGATGGCGGCCGGCGACAGACCCATCTCCCGCAGGATCTCGTCGGTATGCTGTCCCGGCATCGGAGGTGGCAGGCCCGCGCTGCGTTCCTCGCCTACGAACGTCACGGGGTGGCCCACGCAGTTGAGACGACCGGCCGCGGCGTGATCGTACTGCATGATCATCCCATTCGCTCTGGTGTGCGGATGCGCGAGGAGTTGAGCGATCGTATTGATCGGCGAACAGGGAATGCCGACTTCGTTGAGCGCCGTGTTCCACTGCTCGACCGTTCGCGACGCGATCGCCGACTGTACATGCTCCAGCGTTTCGGCGCGATGGACGACGCGGTCCGCATTGGTGCGAAACCTGGGGTCATCGACGATCGCATCGAGGCCTGCCACCGCGCAGAACTTGCGCCAGAGATTGTCGTTGGCGACCCCGATCATGATCGGTCCATCGGCCGCCTCGAACGCCTGATAGGGACAAAGCGATTCATGGCTGGAGCCGCATTTGGCGGGCTGCGCCCCGCGTTCCCAGAAGGTCTGCAGATTGTAGCCCAACAACCCGAGCGCAGTGTCGAACAGCGACACCTGTATGGATGCTCCCTTGCCCGATTTCTCTCGCGACAACAGACAGGCGAGGATGCCGCTGA encodes:
- a CDS encoding CoA transferase, which translates into the protein MAKPLDGVRVLDLSKVLAGPLCAQYLGDLGAEVIKVEAVGQGDETRGWPPFPAPGLGTVFLSANRNKRSIAINMKSAKGRALVHELARWADVAIESFGTGVAERLAIDADSLLALNDRLIHCSISGFGRSGPLKNSPGYDVILQAFSGIMSMTGDETGGYIRSPISPIDQMTGVHAFSGILACLLSREKSGKGASIQVSLFDTALGLLGYNLQTFWERGAQPAKCGSSHESLCPYQAFEAADGPIMIGVANDNLWRKFCAVAGLDAIVDDPRFRTNADRVVHRAETLEHVQSAIASRTVEQWNTALNEVGIPCSPINTIAQLLAHPHTRANGMIMQYDHAAAGRLNCVGHPVTFVGEERSAGLPPPMPGQHTDEILREMGLSPAAIDELRREEVVS